The proteins below come from a single Microtus pennsylvanicus isolate mMicPen1 chromosome 13, mMicPen1.hap1, whole genome shotgun sequence genomic window:
- the Dnali1 gene encoding axonemal dynein light intermediate polypeptide 1 gives MIPPADSLLKYDTPVLVSRNTEKRSPKARSLKVSFQQPGPSGPVPQPPKGKLPSTSCVPDPTKQAEEILNAILPPREWVEDTQLWIQQVSSTPSTRMDVVHLQEQLDLKLQQRQARETGICPVRRELYSQCFDELIREVTINCAERGLLLLRVRDEIRMTIAAYQTLYESSVAFGMRKALQAEQGKSDMERKIADLESEKRDLERQVNEQKAKCEATEKRENERRQVEEKKHNEEIQFLKRTNQQLKAQLEGIIAPKK, from the exons ATGATACCCCCCGCAGACTCTCTGCTCAAATATGACACCCCGGTGTTGGTGAGCCGGAACACAGAAAAACGGAGCCCCAAG GCTCGGTCACTGAAAGTCAGCTTCCAGCAGCCTGGACCCTCAGGTCCAGTCCCACAGCCACCCAAGGGCAAACTACCCTCAACTTCCTGTGTCCCAGATCCTACGAAACAGGCAGAAGAAATCTTGAATGCCATCTTGCCTCcaag GGAGTGGGTGGAAGACACACAGCTATGGATCCAGCAGGTGTCCAGCACCCCCAGCACCAGAATGGATGTGGTGCATCTACAGGAGCAGCTGGACCTGAagctgcagcagagacaggcCAGGGAGACGGGCATCTGCCCCGTGCGCAGGGAACTCTACTCGCAGTGTTTCG ATGAGCTGATCCGGGAGGTCACCATCAACTGTGCAGAGagagggctgctgctgctgcgcgTCAGGGATGAGATCCGCATGACCATCGCCGCCTACCAGACTCTGTATGAGAGCAGCGTGGCGTTTGGCATGAGGAAGGCACTGCAGGCCGAACAGGGGAAgtcagacatggagaggaaa ATTGCAGACTTGGAGTCAGAAAAGAGAGATTTGGAGAGGCAAGTGAATGAACAGAAGGCAAAATGCGAGGCCACTGAGAAGCGGGAGAATGAGAGGCGACAGGTGGAGGAGAAGAAGCACAATGAGGAGATCCAGTTCCTGAAGAGGACCAACCAGCAGCTGAAG gccCAACTGGAAGGTATTATCGCACCAAAGAAGTGA
- the Snip1 gene encoding smad nuclear-interacting protein 1, which produces MKEGKSERERSGRRRHRADDALATVVVKQERLSPEPVAHRRPDAPAANPSPPAAEPGRGGHRGSRGRGASRSPAKKKNKSSGRRSKSPRTKRSRSPHYTSVKVKQEREDHPRRGREDRQHREPSEQEQRRTRNSERDRHRGHSRQRRSSGERPVSGQGRDRDSQILQAQEEERDFHNARRREHRQQNEGAGSEAQEVIPRPAGNRSKEVPVKEKPSFELSGALLEDTNTFRGVVIKYSEPPEARIPKKRWRLYPFKNDEVLPVMYIHRQSAYLLGRHRRIADIPIDHPSCSKQHAVFQYRLVEYTRADGTVGRRVKPYIIDLGSGNGTFLNNKRIEPQRYYELKEKDVLKFGFSSREYVLLHESSDTSELDRKEDEDDEEEEMVSDS; this is translated from the exons ATGAAGGAGGGGAAGAGCGAGCGGGAGCGAAGCGGCCGACGGCGACACCGGGCAGACGACGCGCTGGCGACCGTGGTGGTGAAGCAGGAGCGTCTGAGCCCCGAACCGGTCGCGCACCGCCGACCCGACGCCCCAGCCGCTAACCCGTCCCCGCCCGCCGCTGAGCCAGGCCGCGGCGGCCACCGCGGGAGTCGAGGCCGGGGAGCGAGCCG GTCCccagccaaaaagaaaaacaagtcctCAGGGAGAAGAAGCAAGTCTCCACGGACTAAGAGAAGCCGGAGTCCCCACTACACCTCGGTTAAAGTGAAGCAG GAACGCGAGGACCATCCGCGGAGAGGACGAGAGGATCGGCAGCACCGGGAGCCATCAGAACAGGAACAAAGGAGAACTCGTAACAGTGAGCGAGACCGGCACCGGGGCCATTCCCGCCAAAGGAGGAGCTCTGGTGAGAGGCCTGTCAGTGGGCAGGGTCGGGACCGAGACAGCCAGATTCTGCAGgcccaggaagaagagagggactTTCATAATGCCAGGCGCCGGGAGCATCGCCAGCAGAATGAAGGTGCTGGCAGTGAGGCTCAGGAGGTGATCCCTCGCCCTGCTGGTAACAGGAGCAAAGAGGTGCCTGTCAAAGAAAAACCAAGCTTTGAACTTTCTGGGGCACTTCTTGAGGACACCAATACCTTCCGGGGTGTGGTTATTAAGTACAGTGAGCCCCCAGAAGCCCGGATCCCCAAAAAACGGTGGCGTCTCTACCCCTTTAAAAATGATGAGGTACTTCCAGTCATGTACATCCATCGGCAGAGTGCTTACCTTCTGGGGCGACATCGCCGCATCGCCGACATTCCCATCGACCATCCCTCTTGCTCCAAGCAGCATGCAGTCTTCCAGTACCG GCTTGTGGAGTACACGCGTGCTGATGGCACAGTTGGTCGGAGGGTGAAACCCTACATCATTGACCTCGGCTCAGGCAATGGAACCTTCTTGAACAACAAGCGTATTGAGCCACAGAGATACTacgaactgaaagaaaaagatgttcTTAAATTTGGGTTCAGTAGCAGAGAATATGTCTTGCTCCATGAGTCTTCAGACACCTCTGAACtagacagaaaggaagatgaggatgacgaggaggaggaaatggtgtCTGACAGCTAG